From the genome of Miscanthus floridulus cultivar M001 chromosome 10, ASM1932011v1, whole genome shotgun sequence, one region includes:
- the LOC136486801 gene encoding probable bifunctional methylthioribulose-1-phosphate dehydratase/enolase-phosphatase E1 isoform X2, whose product MACGETSRSEAYLAGPAVREARELVAELCRHFYAPGWLTGTGGSITVKVHDPDVPLADRLIVMSPSGVQKERMAAEDMYVFSADGEVLSAPAAKPWPNKPLKCTDCAPLFMKAYQMRGAGAVFHSHGIETCIASMLDPGAKEFRMTHMEMIKAIKGHGYRDELVIPIIENTPYEYELTDSLSEAIAAYPKATAVLVRNHGIFVWGDSWISAKTQAESYHYLLDAAIKLYQLGIDWTTPEHGPIAKRPHKTLSPGISNGGHAAESPVCVVLDIEGTTTPISFVTDVMFPYARDNVRKHLTSTFDSEETKEDIKLLRLQIEDDLRNRILGAVPVPPDEAGKEEVIDLLVSNVESMIKADRKITSLKQLQGHIWRTGFEKKEIQGVVFEDVPEALKNWHSSNIKVYIYSSGSREAQRLLFGNTMYGDLRKFLCGYFDTTIGNKRETRSYFEISQSLGVDNPSQILFITDVFQEAIAAKDAGFEVVISIRQGNAPVPENHGFRTIKSFSEI is encoded by the exons ATGGCGTGCGGCGAAACGTCGCGGTCGGAGGCGTACCTCGCGGGGCCGGCGGTGCGGGAGGCGCGGGAGCTGGTGGCGGAGCTGTGCCGGCACTTCTACGCGCCGGGGTGGCTCACCGGCACCGGCGGGAGCATCACCGTCAAGGTCCACGACCCTGACGTGCCGCTCGCCGACCGCCTCATCGTCATGTCGCCCTCCG GTGTGCAAAAGGAGAGGATGGCGGCAGAGGACATGTATGTGTTTTCTGCAGATGGGGAGGTGCTCTCTGCACCTGCAGCAAAGCCATGGCCGAACAAGCCGCTAAAGTGTACAGATTGTGCACCTCTGTTCATGAAA GCATATCAGATGAGAGGAGCTGGGGCAGTATTTCACAGCCATGGAATAGAGACTTGCATCGCCTCAATGCTTGATCCTGGTGCAAAGGAGTTCAGG ATGACCCATATGGAAATGATTAAAGCAATCAAAGGTCATGGCTACCGCGATGAATTGGTTATTCCAATCATCGAGAACACTCCTTATGAGTATGAGCTCACTGACTCCTTAAGTGAGGCG ATTGCAGCATACCCAAAGGCAACGGCTGTCCTTGTGCGAAACCATGGAATATTTGTGTGGGGTGACTCCTGGATCAGTGCCAAGACACAG GCTGAAAGTTATCATTATCTTTTAGATGCCGccatcaagctctatcaattaGGTATTGATTGGACAACTCCTGAACATGGTCCAATAGCAAAGAGACCACACAAAACTTTGAGCCCTGGAATTTCTAATGGAGGTCATGCTGCTGAATCACCCGTG TGTGTTGTACTTGACATTGAGGGCACAACCACTCCAATATCATTCGTGACTGATGTTATGTTCCCTTATGCCCGTGATAATGTACGAAAACATCTAACTTCTACATTTGATTCTGAAGAAACCAAAGAAGACATCAAACTATTGCGCCTCCAG ATTGAAGATGATTTAAGAAACAGAATTCTTGGGGCTGTGCCAGTTCCACCTGATGAGGCTGGCAAAGAAGAGGTTATCGATTTGTTGGTCTCTAATGTTGAATCGATGATTAAAGCAGACCGAAAGATTACATCACTGAAACAACTTCAG GGTCATATATGGAGGACTGGATTTGAAAAGAAGGAAATACAAGGAGTCGTCTTTGAGGATGTTCCCGAGGCACTAAAGAACTGGCATTCTAGTAACATAAAG GTTTACATATACTCAAGTGGCAGTAGAGAGGCACAAAGGCTTCTATTTGGCAACACAATGTATGGTGACCTACGAAAGTTCCTTTGTGGATATTTTGACACCACTATCGG GAACAAAAGAGAAACTAGGAGCTATTTTGAGATCTCTCAATCACTTGGGGTCGATAATCCATCTCAAATCTTATTCATAACTGATGTCTTCCAAGAAGCCATTGCTGCAAAAGACGCTG GTTTTGAGGTGGTAATATCTATCCGTCAGGGAAATGCTCCGGTTCCTGAGAATCATGGATTCCGCACTATCAAATCGTTCAGCGAGATCTGA
- the LOC136486801 gene encoding probable bifunctional methylthioribulose-1-phosphate dehydratase/enolase-phosphatase E1 isoform X1, with product MACGETSRSEAYLAGPAVREARELVAELCRHFYAPGWLTGTGGSITVKVHDPDVPLADRLIVMSPSGVQKERMAAEDMYVFSADGEVLSAPAAKPWPNKPLKCTDCAPLFMKAYQMRGAGAVFHSHGIETCIASMLDPGAKEFRMTHMEMIKAIKGHGYRDELVIPIIENTPYEYELTDSLSEAIAAYPKATAVLVRNHGIFVWGDSWISAKTQAESYHYLLDAAIKLYQLGIDWTTPEHGPIAKRPHKTLSPGISNGGHAAESPVQCVVLDIEGTTTPISFVTDVMFPYARDNVRKHLTSTFDSEETKEDIKLLRLQIEDDLRNRILGAVPVPPDEAGKEEVIDLLVSNVESMIKADRKITSLKQLQGHIWRTGFEKKEIQGVVFEDVPEALKNWHSSNIKVYIYSSGSREAQRLLFGNTMYGDLRKFLCGYFDTTIGNKRETRSYFEISQSLGVDNPSQILFITDVFQEAIAAKDAGFEVVISIRQGNAPVPENHGFRTIKSFSEI from the exons ATGGCGTGCGGCGAAACGTCGCGGTCGGAGGCGTACCTCGCGGGGCCGGCGGTGCGGGAGGCGCGGGAGCTGGTGGCGGAGCTGTGCCGGCACTTCTACGCGCCGGGGTGGCTCACCGGCACCGGCGGGAGCATCACCGTCAAGGTCCACGACCCTGACGTGCCGCTCGCCGACCGCCTCATCGTCATGTCGCCCTCCG GTGTGCAAAAGGAGAGGATGGCGGCAGAGGACATGTATGTGTTTTCTGCAGATGGGGAGGTGCTCTCTGCACCTGCAGCAAAGCCATGGCCGAACAAGCCGCTAAAGTGTACAGATTGTGCACCTCTGTTCATGAAA GCATATCAGATGAGAGGAGCTGGGGCAGTATTTCACAGCCATGGAATAGAGACTTGCATCGCCTCAATGCTTGATCCTGGTGCAAAGGAGTTCAGG ATGACCCATATGGAAATGATTAAAGCAATCAAAGGTCATGGCTACCGCGATGAATTGGTTATTCCAATCATCGAGAACACTCCTTATGAGTATGAGCTCACTGACTCCTTAAGTGAGGCG ATTGCAGCATACCCAAAGGCAACGGCTGTCCTTGTGCGAAACCATGGAATATTTGTGTGGGGTGACTCCTGGATCAGTGCCAAGACACAG GCTGAAAGTTATCATTATCTTTTAGATGCCGccatcaagctctatcaattaGGTATTGATTGGACAACTCCTGAACATGGTCCAATAGCAAAGAGACCACACAAAACTTTGAGCCCTGGAATTTCTAATGGAGGTCATGCTGCTGAATCACCCGTG CAGTGTGTTGTACTTGACATTGAGGGCACAACCACTCCAATATCATTCGTGACTGATGTTATGTTCCCTTATGCCCGTGATAATGTACGAAAACATCTAACTTCTACATTTGATTCTGAAGAAACCAAAGAAGACATCAAACTATTGCGCCTCCAG ATTGAAGATGATTTAAGAAACAGAATTCTTGGGGCTGTGCCAGTTCCACCTGATGAGGCTGGCAAAGAAGAGGTTATCGATTTGTTGGTCTCTAATGTTGAATCGATGATTAAAGCAGACCGAAAGATTACATCACTGAAACAACTTCAG GGTCATATATGGAGGACTGGATTTGAAAAGAAGGAAATACAAGGAGTCGTCTTTGAGGATGTTCCCGAGGCACTAAAGAACTGGCATTCTAGTAACATAAAG GTTTACATATACTCAAGTGGCAGTAGAGAGGCACAAAGGCTTCTATTTGGCAACACAATGTATGGTGACCTACGAAAGTTCCTTTGTGGATATTTTGACACCACTATCGG GAACAAAAGAGAAACTAGGAGCTATTTTGAGATCTCTCAATCACTTGGGGTCGATAATCCATCTCAAATCTTATTCATAACTGATGTCTTCCAAGAAGCCATTGCTGCAAAAGACGCTG GTTTTGAGGTGGTAATATCTATCCGTCAGGGAAATGCTCCGGTTCCTGAGAATCATGGATTCCGCACTATCAAATCGTTCAGCGAGATCTGA
- the LOC136486801 gene encoding probable bifunctional methylthioribulose-1-phosphate dehydratase/enolase-phosphatase E1 isoform X3, which produces MACGETSRSEAYLAGPAVREARELVAELCRHFYAPGWLTGTGGSITVKVHDPDVPLADRLIVMSPSGVQKERMAAEDMYVFSADGEVLSAPAAKPWPNKPLKCTDCAPLFMKAYQMRGAGAVFHSHGIETCIASMLDPGAKEFRMTHMEMIKAIKGHGYRDELVIPIIENTPYEYELTDSLSEAIAAYPKATAVLVRNHGIFVWGDSWISAKTQAESYHYLLDAAIKLYQLGIDWTTPEHGPIAKRPHKTLSPGISNGGHAAESPVQCVVLDIEGTTTPISFVTDVMFPYARDNVRKHLTSTFDSEETKEDIKLLRLQIEDDLRNRILGAVPVPPDEAGKEEVIDLLVSNVESMIKADRKITSLKQLQGHIWRTGFEKKEIQGVVFEDVPEALKNWHSSNIKGRGKGLAQLAHFRMELNHIYCQ; this is translated from the exons ATGGCGTGCGGCGAAACGTCGCGGTCGGAGGCGTACCTCGCGGGGCCGGCGGTGCGGGAGGCGCGGGAGCTGGTGGCGGAGCTGTGCCGGCACTTCTACGCGCCGGGGTGGCTCACCGGCACCGGCGGGAGCATCACCGTCAAGGTCCACGACCCTGACGTGCCGCTCGCCGACCGCCTCATCGTCATGTCGCCCTCCG GTGTGCAAAAGGAGAGGATGGCGGCAGAGGACATGTATGTGTTTTCTGCAGATGGGGAGGTGCTCTCTGCACCTGCAGCAAAGCCATGGCCGAACAAGCCGCTAAAGTGTACAGATTGTGCACCTCTGTTCATGAAA GCATATCAGATGAGAGGAGCTGGGGCAGTATTTCACAGCCATGGAATAGAGACTTGCATCGCCTCAATGCTTGATCCTGGTGCAAAGGAGTTCAGG ATGACCCATATGGAAATGATTAAAGCAATCAAAGGTCATGGCTACCGCGATGAATTGGTTATTCCAATCATCGAGAACACTCCTTATGAGTATGAGCTCACTGACTCCTTAAGTGAGGCG ATTGCAGCATACCCAAAGGCAACGGCTGTCCTTGTGCGAAACCATGGAATATTTGTGTGGGGTGACTCCTGGATCAGTGCCAAGACACAG GCTGAAAGTTATCATTATCTTTTAGATGCCGccatcaagctctatcaattaGGTATTGATTGGACAACTCCTGAACATGGTCCAATAGCAAAGAGACCACACAAAACTTTGAGCCCTGGAATTTCTAATGGAGGTCATGCTGCTGAATCACCCGTG CAGTGTGTTGTACTTGACATTGAGGGCACAACCACTCCAATATCATTCGTGACTGATGTTATGTTCCCTTATGCCCGTGATAATGTACGAAAACATCTAACTTCTACATTTGATTCTGAAGAAACCAAAGAAGACATCAAACTATTGCGCCTCCAG ATTGAAGATGATTTAAGAAACAGAATTCTTGGGGCTGTGCCAGTTCCACCTGATGAGGCTGGCAAAGAAGAGGTTATCGATTTGTTGGTCTCTAATGTTGAATCGATGATTAAAGCAGACCGAAAGATTACATCACTGAAACAACTTCAG GGTCATATATGGAGGACTGGATTTGAAAAGAAGGAAATACAAGGAGTCGTCTTTGAGGATGTTCCCGAGGCACTAAAGAACTGGCATTCTAGTAACATAAAG GGCAGGGGCAAGGGTCTAGCACAGCTAGCACATTTTCGCATGGAGCTAAATCATATATACTGTCAATAG